The following proteins come from a genomic window of Streptomyces sp. Sge12:
- a CDS encoding ABC-F family ATP-binding cassette domain-containing protein yields the protein MAVNLVNVEAVSKVYGTRTLLDGISLGVSEGDRIGVVGRNGDGKTTLIRMLAKLEEPDTGRVTQSGGLRMGVLTQHDSLDPRATIRHEIIRDMADHEWAGNSKIRDVLTGLFGGLDLPGFGQGLDTVIGPLSGGERRRIALAKLLIADQDLLILDEPTNHLDVEGISWLAKHLQERRSALVCVTHDRWFLDQVCTRMWDVQRGDVHEYEGGYSDYVFARAERERIAATEESKRQNLMRKELAWLRRGAPARTSKPRYRIEAANELIADVPPPRDTSELMRFANARLGKTVFDLEDVSVHAGPKELLKHLTWHLGPGDRVGLVGVNGAGKTSLLRALAEAARTQGEVQPAAGKIIVGKTVKLAYLSQEVGELDPSLRVLEAVQRVRDRVDLGKGREMTAGQLCEQFGFTKEKQWTPVGDLSGGERRRLQILRLLMDEPNVLFLDEPTNDLDIETLTQLEDLLDGWPGSMIVISHDRFFIERTTDTVMALLGDASLRMLPRGLDEYLERRQRMIEAAAPVPVQTAGAAKSTASGDSRAAKKELQKIERQLNKLADREGNLHAQIAENSTDYDKVAKLDAELRELLADRDDLEMRWLELAEEA from the coding sequence ATGGCCGTCAATCTGGTCAATGTCGAGGCAGTCAGCAAGGTGTACGGCACACGTACCCTGCTGGACGGCATCTCCCTCGGCGTGTCCGAGGGGGACCGGATCGGCGTGGTCGGCCGCAACGGCGACGGCAAGACCACCCTCATCCGGATGCTCGCCAAACTGGAGGAGCCCGACACCGGCCGGGTCACCCAGTCCGGCGGCCTGCGCATGGGCGTCCTCACCCAGCACGACTCCCTCGACCCCCGGGCGACCATCCGCCACGAGATCATCCGGGACATGGCCGATCACGAATGGGCCGGCAACTCCAAGATCCGTGACGTCCTGACCGGACTCTTCGGCGGCCTCGACCTGCCCGGCTTCGGCCAGGGCCTCGACACCGTCATCGGCCCGCTCTCCGGTGGCGAGCGCCGCCGGATCGCCCTGGCCAAGCTGCTCATCGCCGACCAGGACCTCCTGATCCTCGACGAGCCCACCAACCACCTCGACGTCGAGGGCATCTCCTGGCTGGCCAAGCACCTCCAGGAGCGCCGCTCCGCGCTCGTCTGCGTCACCCACGACCGCTGGTTCCTCGACCAGGTCTGCACCCGCATGTGGGACGTGCAGCGCGGAGACGTGCACGAGTACGAGGGCGGCTACAGCGACTACGTCTTCGCCCGCGCCGAGCGCGAGCGGATCGCCGCCACCGAGGAGTCCAAGCGCCAGAACCTGATGCGCAAGGAGCTGGCCTGGCTGCGCCGCGGCGCCCCCGCCCGGACCTCCAAGCCCCGCTACCGCATCGAGGCGGCGAACGAGCTGATCGCCGACGTGCCGCCGCCGCGCGACACGAGCGAGCTGATGCGGTTCGCCAACGCCCGCCTGGGCAAGACCGTCTTCGACCTCGAGGACGTCAGCGTGCACGCCGGGCCCAAGGAGCTGCTCAAGCACCTCACCTGGCACCTGGGCCCCGGCGACCGCGTCGGCCTCGTCGGCGTCAACGGCGCCGGCAAGACCTCCCTGCTGCGCGCGCTCGCCGAGGCCGCCCGTACCCAGGGCGAGGTCCAGCCCGCCGCCGGGAAGATCATCGTCGGCAAGACCGTCAAGCTGGCCTACCTCTCGCAGGAGGTGGGCGAACTCGACCCGTCCCTGCGCGTCCTGGAGGCCGTCCAGCGGGTCCGTGACCGCGTCGACCTCGGCAAGGGCCGCGAGATGACGGCGGGCCAGCTCTGCGAGCAGTTCGGCTTCACCAAGGAGAAGCAGTGGACGCCGGTCGGCGACCTCTCCGGCGGTGAGCGCCGCCGCCTGCAGATCCTGCGCCTGCTGATGGACGAGCCCAACGTCCTGTTCCTCGACGAGCCCACCAACGACCTCGACATCGAGACCCTGACGCAGCTGGAGGACCTCCTCGACGGCTGGCCCGGCTCCATGATCGTGATCTCCCACGACCGCTTCTTCATCGAGCGCACCACCGACACGGTGATGGCGCTGCTGGGCGACGCCAGCCTGCGGATGCTGCCGCGGGGCCTGGACGAGTACCTGGAGCGCCGGCAGCGGATGATCGAGGCGGCCGCTCCGGTGCCCGTCCAGACCGCCGGTGCGGCGAAGTCCACCGCCTCGGGGGACTCGCGCGCCGCGAAGAAGGAGCTCCAGAAGATCGAGCGGCAGCTGAACAAGCTGGCCGACCGCGAGGGCAACCTGCACGCCCAGATCGCCGAGAACTCCACCGACTACGACAAGGTGGCCAAGCTCGACGCGGAGCTCCGCGAACTCCTCGCGGACCGCGACGATTTGGAGATGCGCTGGCTGGAGCTGGCCGAGGAGGCGTGA
- a CDS encoding outer membrane protein assembly factor BamB family protein, translating to MTEPPQPPNQPPTPSGYGHLPGPPQQGYGFPPPSENPYAQQPGYPPQPPTVQQHAGHGYPPPASGGGPGTAPKKKRAVLIAAVVAAALVLGGVGYVAFSGDDKDGKPTAQPTDAKPSGSPSVAKGDGNGDAGPQQADLNAGRKQGEDKVLWLKTLKVDGPGMGVDSAGQWVVGDTVVKTVWKNLNGYSVTDGKEKWTLPFPALICSVAAQATPEGRTAVMYRDGEGDSTSCNQLRVVDLKTGKEVWSKEVPKEGLFDIFTSPTLAMTGDTVAVSRGGTASAFRISNGDKLFANPRGEGCQPDSYEAGNGKMIALVTCTDEEANTEVHGVDPVTGAKAWAYRLPPKLKVTSIYSVNPTVLDIGNEQEKKRAIVVLGPDGKQTATVTGEGSFALGCGDAGIIRALSICTKSVVDGNTLYLPTAAEKGAANEIVAFDLTTGKAKWRTPAGDKRTLTPLRAVDGQLIAYRKAAESEQGGEVISIPAAGGTPTALLRHPSGPAAPIENAFYNPGMDYVDGRFFISVNHLRAQDVEEKLLMVFGK from the coding sequence ATGACCGAGCCGCCCCAGCCGCCGAACCAGCCACCGACACCTTCCGGTTACGGACACCTGCCCGGCCCGCCGCAGCAGGGCTACGGCTTCCCGCCGCCGAGCGAGAACCCGTACGCCCAGCAGCCCGGTTACCCGCCGCAGCCGCCCACCGTGCAGCAGCACGCGGGCCACGGCTACCCGCCGCCCGCATCCGGCGGCGGCCCCGGCACGGCGCCGAAGAAGAAGCGCGCCGTCCTGATCGCCGCCGTGGTGGCCGCCGCCCTCGTCCTGGGCGGTGTCGGCTACGTCGCGTTCTCCGGCGACGACAAGGACGGGAAGCCGACCGCGCAGCCCACCGACGCCAAGCCGTCCGGCTCCCCCTCCGTGGCGAAGGGCGACGGCAACGGCGACGCCGGCCCCCAGCAGGCGGACCTCAACGCCGGCCGCAAGCAGGGCGAGGACAAGGTCCTGTGGCTCAAGACCCTCAAGGTCGACGGCCCGGGCATGGGCGTCGACTCCGCCGGCCAGTGGGTGGTGGGCGACACCGTCGTCAAGACCGTGTGGAAGAACCTCAACGGCTACTCGGTCACCGACGGCAAGGAGAAGTGGACCCTTCCCTTCCCCGCCCTCATCTGCTCCGTCGCCGCACAGGCCACGCCCGAGGGCCGGACGGCCGTCATGTACCGCGACGGCGAGGGGGACAGCACCTCCTGCAACCAGCTGCGCGTGGTCGACCTCAAGACGGGCAAGGAGGTCTGGTCGAAGGAGGTGCCCAAGGAAGGGCTCTTCGACATCTTCACCAGCCCCACCCTGGCCATGACCGGAGACACCGTCGCCGTCAGCCGCGGCGGCACCGCCAGCGCCTTCAGGATCAGCAACGGTGACAAGCTCTTCGCGAACCCCCGGGGCGAGGGCTGCCAACCGGACTCCTACGAGGCCGGCAACGGCAAGATGATCGCCCTGGTCACCTGCACCGACGAGGAGGCCAACACCGAGGTCCACGGCGTCGACCCCGTCACCGGCGCGAAGGCCTGGGCCTACCGGCTCCCCCCGAAGCTCAAGGTCACCAGCATCTACTCGGTGAACCCGACCGTCCTCGACATCGGGAACGAGCAGGAGAAGAAGCGCGCCATCGTCGTCCTGGGACCCGACGGGAAGCAGACCGCCACCGTCACCGGCGAGGGCAGCTTCGCCCTCGGCTGCGGCGACGCCGGCATCATCCGGGCCCTGTCGATCTGCACCAAGTCCGTCGTCGACGGCAACACCCTCTACCTGCCCACCGCGGCGGAAAAAGGCGCGGCCAACGAGATCGTCGCCTTCGACCTGACCACCGGCAAGGCCAAGTGGCGCACCCCGGCCGGGGACAAGCGCACCCTCACCCCGCTCAGGGCCGTGGACGGGCAGTTGATCGCCTACCGCAAGGCCGCCGAGTCCGAGCAGGGCGGCGAGGTCATCTCGATCCCGGCCGCGGGCGGCACGCCCACCGCGCTGCTGCGCCATCCCTCGGGCCCCGCCGCCCCGATCGAGAACGCCTTCTACAACCCGGGGATGGACTACGTGGACGGACGGTTCTTCATCTCCGTCAACCATCTGCGGGCCCAGGACGTGGAGGAGAAGCTCCTGATGGTCTTCGGCAAGTGA
- a CDS encoding outer membrane protein assembly factor BamB family protein produces the protein MSTPPPPSQPPSGGFGAPQDPPPGGFGAPVPPPGPPAPQQQQPSAQPAYGYPQTGPGYGYPQQPGTPPPFGAPPAPAAPLQHPAAGAGNDKRNQLMIVGAALLAIVLIVGGGLWYTSGDGGTDDRADSGPSASPGGDKPQDLVPGTEKVPGNPKSKTLLNLPSPVPADIATVAGSWLTDSTYAKSDLSKVVGYNVVDGGKKWELPLPGEICGATKHVSENKTAILFKAAAATPENKYPPCTEVGVIDLDGGKLVWSGNAKSATGGDKAVSLNTVTLSGKTVAAAGISGGGTAWNLADGKSLWLPKIDGEGCRDVGYAGGEALGAIRKCGQSPNYTLYGQLLDPTTGAPTASYKLSQGIEDASIVSTKPLIVAADVGKTAKNATGVSDLFVIDPKGELKARIPLASGDFAGKCGLDVEKCVNMVVGNGKLYLPSYEHQGQSSSGRTNELLSFDLETGKQTTDRADAGERYTMFPLRMDGSNIIAYKNPPYDKGGQIVSIDPRTMKETLLMENPEDKATQRAETGFSPEYSEYRYHNGKFFISRTTVSKPFSEKSDPEYLFVSFTAS, from the coding sequence ATGAGTACCCCGCCGCCCCCCAGCCAGCCGCCGTCCGGTGGTTTCGGCGCGCCGCAGGATCCCCCGCCGGGCGGGTTCGGCGCGCCCGTGCCGCCGCCCGGACCGCCCGCCCCGCAGCAGCAGCAGCCGAGTGCGCAGCCCGCGTACGGGTACCCGCAGACGGGCCCCGGCTACGGCTACCCGCAGCAGCCCGGCACCCCGCCGCCGTTCGGCGCGCCCCCGGCGCCCGCGGCCCCGCTCCAGCACCCGGCCGCAGGGGCGGGCAACGACAAGCGCAACCAGCTGATGATCGTCGGCGCGGCGCTCCTGGCCATCGTCCTCATCGTCGGCGGCGGCCTCTGGTACACCTCCGGCGACGGCGGCACCGACGACCGGGCCGACAGCGGGCCCAGCGCCTCCCCGGGCGGCGACAAGCCCCAGGACCTGGTGCCCGGCACCGAGAAGGTGCCCGGCAACCCGAAGTCGAAGACGCTCCTGAACCTGCCGAGCCCGGTACCGGCGGACATCGCCACGGTCGCCGGCTCCTGGCTGACCGACTCCACCTACGCCAAGTCCGACCTCTCGAAGGTCGTCGGCTACAACGTCGTCGACGGCGGCAAGAAGTGGGAGCTGCCCCTCCCGGGCGAGATCTGCGGGGCGACCAAGCACGTCAGCGAGAACAAGACGGCGATCCTCTTCAAGGCCGCCGCGGCGACGCCGGAGAACAAGTACCCGCCGTGCACCGAGGTCGGTGTCATCGACCTCGACGGCGGCAAGCTCGTCTGGTCCGGCAACGCCAAGAGCGCCACCGGCGGCGACAAGGCCGTCTCCCTGAACACGGTCACCCTCAGCGGCAAGACGGTTGCCGCGGCCGGCATCTCCGGGGGCGGCACCGCCTGGAACCTCGCCGACGGCAAGTCCCTGTGGCTGCCCAAGATCGACGGCGAGGGCTGCCGCGACGTGGGCTACGCCGGCGGCGAGGCCCTCGGCGCCATCCGCAAGTGCGGCCAGAGCCCCAACTACACCCTGTACGGGCAGCTCCTCGACCCGACCACCGGTGCACCCACCGCCTCGTACAAGCTCTCGCAGGGCATCGAGGACGCGTCCATCGTCTCCACCAAGCCCCTGATCGTCGCCGCCGACGTCGGCAAGACGGCGAAGAACGCCACGGGTGTCAGCGACCTCTTCGTCATCGACCCCAAGGGCGAGCTCAAGGCCCGCATCCCGCTCGCCTCCGGGGACTTCGCCGGCAAGTGCGGACTGGACGTCGAGAAGTGCGTCAACATGGTGGTCGGCAACGGCAAGCTCTACCTGCCGTCCTACGAGCACCAGGGCCAGTCCTCCAGCGGCCGCACCAACGAGCTGCTCTCCTTCGACCTGGAGACCGGCAAGCAGACCACCGACCGCGCCGACGCGGGCGAGCGGTACACGATGTTCCCGCTGCGCATGGACGGGTCGAACATCATCGCGTACAAGAACCCCCCGTACGACAAGGGCGGGCAGATCGTCAGCATCGACCCCAGGACGATGAAGGAAACCCTGCTCATGGAGAACCCGGAGGACAAGGCGACCCAGCGCGCCGAGACCGGTTTCTCGCCGGAGTACTCCGAATACCGCTACCACAACGGCAAGTTCTTCATCTCGCGCACGACGGTCAGCAAGCCGTTCTCGGAGAAGTCCGACCCGGAGTACCTCTTCGTGTCCTTCACCGCGAGCTGA
- a CDS encoding response regulator transcription factor yields MGVRVVVVDEHRLLAEALASALKLRGHRVLAAAAPAAGAAELVIGRAPEVCLFGTATPAEPGVFEPVVRIKRERPQIAVVVLGPVPSPRGIAAAFAAGASGYVRQDERIEGVERALAKARAGEVAIAPQLLQGAFAELLNPAAQPDDEGSRLLRLLTPREVEVLVRVAEGEDTRLIAAGMEIAPSTARTHVQRVLMKLGVGSRLEAAALAARTGLLDRALPPAPPTAARG; encoded by the coding sequence GTGGGCGTACGGGTCGTGGTGGTCGACGAGCACCGGCTGCTGGCCGAGGCACTCGCCTCTGCCCTGAAGCTGCGCGGCCACCGGGTACTGGCCGCCGCAGCCCCGGCCGCGGGCGCCGCCGAGCTGGTCATCGGCCGCGCCCCGGAGGTCTGCCTCTTCGGCACCGCCACCCCCGCCGAGCCCGGGGTCTTCGAGCCCGTCGTCCGCATCAAGCGGGAGCGCCCGCAGATCGCCGTGGTCGTCCTGGGCCCGGTGCCCAGCCCGCGCGGTATCGCGGCCGCCTTCGCCGCCGGCGCCTCGGGGTACGTCCGCCAGGACGAGCGCATCGAGGGCGTGGAGCGGGCCCTGGCCAAGGCCCGGGCGGGGGAGGTGGCGATCGCCCCGCAGCTGTTGCAGGGGGCCTTCGCGGAGCTCCTGAACCCCGCCGCCCAGCCCGACGACGAGGGCAGCCGGCTGCTGCGGCTGCTCACGCCGCGCGAGGTGGAGGTGCTCGTGCGGGTCGCCGAGGGCGAGGACACCCGGCTGATCGCCGCGGGCATGGAGATCGCCCCGAGCACCGCCCGTACGCACGTGCAGCGGGTTCTGATGAAGCTGGGCGTGGGGTCGCGGCTGGAGGCGGCCGCGCTGGCCGCCCGTACCGGCCTGCTGGACCGGGCGCTGCCCCCGGCGCCGCCCACCGCCGCGCGCGGCTGA
- the galE gene encoding UDP-glucose 4-epimerase GalE — protein MSKYLVTGGAGYVGSVVAAHLLEAGHEVTVLDDLSTGFRVGVPAGATFVEGRIQDAARHLDSSYEAVLHFAASSQVGESVVNPGKYWENNVGGTLALLAAMRGAGVRKLVFSSTAATYGEPTEGLLTEASVTAPTNPYGASKLAVDHMIAGECVAHGLAAVSLRYFNVAGAYGEFGERHTPETHLIPLVLQVALGERESISVFGEDYPTPDGTCVRDYIHVADLAEAHLAALRVAAEGEHLICNLGNGSGFSVREVVETVRKVTGREIPEVVAPRRAGDPAMLVASARTAHERLGWTPSRSDLTGIITDAWNFARTHTS, from the coding sequence GTGAGCAAGTACCTGGTAACCGGTGGCGCCGGATACGTCGGCAGCGTGGTCGCGGCCCACCTTCTGGAGGCCGGCCACGAGGTGACCGTCCTCGACGACCTGAGCACGGGCTTCCGCGTCGGTGTCCCGGCGGGCGCCACGTTCGTCGAGGGCCGGATCCAGGACGCCGCCCGCCACCTGGACTCCTCCTACGAGGCCGTGCTGCACTTCGCGGCCTCCTCGCAGGTCGGCGAGTCCGTGGTGAACCCGGGCAAGTACTGGGAGAACAACGTCGGCGGGACGCTGGCCCTGCTGGCCGCCATGCGCGGGGCGGGGGTGCGCAAGCTGGTGTTCTCCTCCACCGCCGCCACCTACGGCGAGCCCACGGAAGGCCTGCTGACCGAGGCCTCGGTGACCGCCCCGACCAACCCGTACGGCGCCTCGAAGCTGGCCGTCGACCACATGATCGCGGGGGAGTGCGTGGCGCACGGCCTGGCCGCGGTGTCCCTGCGCTACTTCAACGTGGCCGGGGCCTACGGGGAGTTCGGTGAGCGGCACACCCCCGAGACGCACCTGATTCCGCTGGTCCTCCAGGTCGCGCTGGGCGAGCGGGAGTCGATCTCGGTGTTCGGCGAGGACTACCCGACTCCGGACGGGACCTGCGTGCGCGATTACATCCACGTCGCCGACCTGGCGGAGGCCCACCTGGCCGCCCTGCGGGTCGCCGCCGAGGGCGAGCACCTGATCTGCAACCTGGGCAACGGCAGCGGCTTCTCGGTCCGCGAGGTCGTCGAGACCGTCCGCAAGGTCACCGGCCGGGAGATCCCCGAGGTGGTCGCCCCGCGCCGGGCCGGCGACCCCGCGATGCTCGTCGCGTCCGCGCGCACGGCCCACGAGCGCCTCGGCTGGACGCCGAGCCGCTCCGACCTGACCGGCATCATCACGGACGCGTGGAACTTCGCGCGCACGCACACCTCCTGA
- a CDS encoding LuxR C-terminal-related transcriptional regulator translates to MVRIRVLVVDDHRIFAESLAAALAAEPDVDVSAAGSGPAALRCLERAAAEGRRFDVLLVDADLGAVPGAVPAQREPGSGAPPPGSDGIALVAGVRVSHAGVRTVVLAERDDPRRAALALQAGASGWVAKDCSLSRLLAVIRGVLREETHLPPALLTGVLRELTAARKHRTDSERLVESLTPREHEVLRCMVAGLGRKDVAARLFLSPHTVRTHMQNVLGKLGVHSTLAAVALARRAGVRPADLAGDVVERSGQLA, encoded by the coding sequence GTGGTTCGTATCCGGGTTCTCGTCGTCGACGATCACCGCATCTTCGCCGAATCGCTCGCAGCCGCACTGGCGGCCGAGCCGGACGTGGACGTGTCCGCGGCCGGCAGCGGCCCCGCCGCGCTGCGCTGCCTCGAACGCGCGGCGGCCGAGGGCCGCCGCTTCGACGTCCTGCTGGTCGACGCCGATCTCGGCGCCGTCCCGGGGGCCGTGCCCGCCCAGCGGGAGCCCGGCTCCGGGGCGCCGCCGCCCGGCTCGGACGGGATCGCGCTGGTCGCGGGGGTGCGGGTGTCCCACGCCGGGGTCCGCACCGTCGTGCTCGCCGAGCGCGACGACCCCCGCCGGGCCGCCCTCGCGCTCCAGGCGGGAGCCTCGGGCTGGGTGGCGAAGGACTGTTCGCTCTCCCGGTTGCTGGCGGTCATCCGGGGGGTGCTGCGCGAGGAGACGCACCTGCCGCCCGCCCTGCTCACCGGGGTGCTCCGGGAGCTGACCGCCGCGCGCAAGCACCGTACCGACAGCGAGCGGCTGGTGGAGTCGCTGACCCCGCGCGAGCACGAGGTGCTGCGCTGCATGGTGGCGGGGCTGGGCCGCAAGGACGTGGCGGCGCGGCTGTTCCTGTCCCCGCACACGGTCCGCACGCACATGCAGAACGTGCTGGGCAAGCTCGGGGTGCACTCCACCCTGGCCGCGGTGGCCCTGGCCCGGCGGGCCGGCGTGCGGCCGGCGGACCTAGCCGGGGATGTTGTCGAACGGAGCGGTCAACTGGCGTAG
- a CDS encoding MarR family winged helix-turn-helix transcriptional regulator, whose product MEDEVDRLVAAWRRERPDLDVEPLEVLSRVSRLARHLDRARRLAFSEHGLEPWEFDVLTSLRRAGAPYQLSPGQLLTQTLVTSGTMTNRIDRLAKKGLVERLPDPSDRRGVLVRLTPEGRDRADQALAGLLAQERAILAQLSQNQRGDLAGLLRQLTAPFDNIPG is encoded by the coding sequence ATGGAGGACGAGGTCGACCGACTGGTGGCGGCATGGCGGCGGGAGCGCCCTGACCTCGACGTGGAACCGCTCGAGGTACTGAGCCGCGTCAGCAGGCTCGCGCGCCATCTCGACCGGGCCCGCAGGCTGGCCTTCTCCGAGCACGGCCTGGAGCCGTGGGAGTTCGACGTCCTGACATCATTGCGGCGCGCCGGCGCGCCCTACCAGCTGTCTCCCGGCCAGTTGTTGACCCAGACCCTGGTCACCTCGGGCACCATGACCAACCGCATCGACCGGCTCGCCAAGAAGGGCCTCGTCGAACGGCTCCCGGACCCCAGCGACCGCCGGGGGGTCCTGGTGCGGCTCACCCCCGAGGGCCGGGACCGCGCCGACCAGGCCCTCGCCGGCCTGCTGGCCCAGGAGCGGGCGATCCTGGCCCAGCTCTCGCAGAACCAGCGCGGCGATCTCGCCGGGCTGCTACGCCAGTTGACCGCTCCGTTCGACAACATCCCCGGCTAG
- a CDS encoding trans-aconitate 2-methyltransferase produces MYSDTARAGTPTSTAPSAPTWDPQQYLRHSGHRTRPFLDLLTRIPELPHGPARIADLGCGPGNVTTLLTDRWPDARITGFDLSREMLHRADEEYAGPTPGGGSLDFRHGDLATWLPEEPYDLIVSNAALQWVPGHPGSFGAWINGLRPGGTFAFQIPGNFTAPSHALLAEQCDTPRWRARLAGHGARYIHLLEPAEYLARFTALGCTADVWETTYHQLLQGPDPVLDWVKGTALRPVLTALGEDRDAVDAFLTEYRDRLRAAYPTGPRGTVFPFRRIFAVARKEA; encoded by the coding sequence ATGTATTCCGATACCGCGCGCGCCGGGACCCCCACGTCCACCGCGCCGTCCGCCCCGACCTGGGATCCCCAGCAGTACCTCCGGCACTCGGGCCACCGCACACGGCCCTTCCTCGACCTGCTCACCCGCATACCCGAACTGCCCCACGGCCCCGCCCGCATCGCCGACCTCGGCTGCGGCCCGGGCAACGTCACCACCCTCCTCACCGACCGGTGGCCCGACGCCCGCATCACCGGCTTCGACCTCTCCCGGGAGATGCTCCACCGCGCGGACGAGGAGTACGCCGGACCCACCCCCGGCGGTGGCAGCCTCGACTTCCGCCACGGCGACCTCGCCACCTGGCTGCCCGAGGAGCCCTACGACCTGATCGTCTCCAACGCCGCCCTCCAGTGGGTCCCCGGCCACCCCGGCTCCTTCGGCGCCTGGATCAACGGCCTGCGCCCCGGCGGCACCTTCGCCTTCCAGATCCCCGGCAACTTCACCGCCCCCAGCCACGCCCTGCTCGCCGAGCAGTGCGACACCCCGCGCTGGCGGGCCCGGCTCGCCGGCCACGGCGCCCGCTACATCCATCTCCTCGAACCTGCCGAATACCTCGCCCGCTTCACCGCCCTCGGCTGCACCGCCGACGTGTGGGAGACCACCTACCACCAACTGCTCCAGGGCCCCGACCCCGTGCTCGACTGGGTCAAGGGCACCGCCCTGCGCCCCGTCCTCACCGCCCTCGGCGAAGACCGCGACGCCGTGGACGCCTTCCTCACCGAATACCGCGACCGGCTGCGCGCGGCCTACCCGACCGGCCCGCGCGGCACCGTCTTCCCGTTCCGCCGCATCTTCGCCGTAGCCCGCAAGGAGGCATGA
- a CDS encoding VOC family protein, producing the protein MLTAVDHVQLAAPPDSEDRLRAYYTDVLGMTEIPKPPVLAARGGCWFAAGPVQLHLGVEEDFRPARKAHPGLRVTDIEAYASRLRERGAQVVWDDNLPGHRRFYSEDPVGNRLEFLERHHPEPPAAPEPCA; encoded by the coding sequence GTGCTGACCGCAGTCGACCACGTGCAACTCGCCGCGCCGCCGGACTCGGAGGACCGGCTCCGCGCGTACTACACGGACGTCCTCGGCATGACCGAGATCCCCAAGCCGCCCGTGCTGGCCGCCCGCGGGGGATGCTGGTTCGCCGCCGGCCCGGTCCAGCTGCACCTGGGCGTGGAGGAGGACTTCCGGCCCGCCAGGAAGGCCCACCCGGGGCTGCGGGTGACCGACATCGAGGCGTACGCGAGCAGACTGCGGGAGCGGGGGGCCCAGGTCGTCTGGGACGACAACCTGCCGGGCCACCGCCGCTTCTACTCGGAGGACCCCGTCGGCAACCGGCTCGAGTTCCTGGAACGCCATCACCCGGAACCCCCGGCGGCCCCGGAACCCTGCGCGTAG